A genome region from Leptospira stimsonii includes the following:
- a CDS encoding thioesterase family protein: protein MIRDEIQLVTRISDLDTQRHVTSRTYENFCLEGRFRALEKNGFSLREILSQGIAIHPLESQIRFLAQQMEGADLKTETKAFPLKDGKIFWDQKVYSDSGTAAAEIKTLTVSEKEGRTIDLLPGEKSDISGFDQFPQIPDFKGTCKTVDTELITLYSERNIFGEYNPAYLWRIVEDSRWFFSTQTGLTLDRFVEMDTTMFFMGGVFRFFQPVPAGRKVRVSTWIHSFEKIRSYMRHEVTDVESGLRYFAVQDEQLVVSVSKSRPKKAPEEFQNLVREYVENYEYSQK, encoded by the coding sequence ATGATCAGAGATGAAATTCAACTCGTGACTCGTATTTCCGACCTGGACACGCAGAGACACGTGACCAGTAGGACTTATGAGAATTTCTGCCTGGAAGGCAGATTTCGTGCCCTGGAAAAAAACGGTTTTTCTTTGAGGGAGATTTTGTCTCAAGGGATTGCGATCCATCCTCTCGAATCTCAGATTCGATTCCTTGCTCAGCAAATGGAAGGAGCCGATCTCAAAACGGAAACGAAAGCATTTCCTCTTAAAGATGGTAAGATCTTCTGGGATCAAAAAGTGTATTCGGATTCCGGAACTGCCGCCGCGGAGATAAAAACCCTTACCGTTTCGGAAAAAGAAGGAAGAACGATCGATCTTCTTCCAGGCGAAAAATCGGACATTTCCGGTTTTGATCAGTTTCCACAGATTCCCGATTTTAAAGGGACTTGCAAAACGGTGGATACGGAATTGATCACTCTCTATAGCGAGAGAAATATTTTCGGGGAATACAACCCAGCGTATCTTTGGAGAATCGTAGAGGATTCTCGATGGTTTTTTTCCACACAAACCGGTCTGACCTTGGATCGTTTTGTGGAAATGGATACGACGATGTTTTTTATGGGAGGAGTTTTTCGATTCTTCCAACCCGTCCCCGCGGGAAGAAAAGTACGGGTGAGCACCTGGATCCATTCTTTTGAAAAGATCCGGAGTTATATGAGGCACGAAGTTACGGATGTAGAATCCGGTTTGCGTTATTTCGCGGTGCAGGACGAACAATTGGTAGTCTCCGTTTCGAAATCGAGACCGAAAAAAGCGCCCGAAGAATTTCAAAACCTCGTGAGAGAGTATGTTGAGAATTACGAATATTCTCAAAAATGA
- a CDS encoding TetR/AcrR family transcriptional regulator, with protein sequence MKAQSRKKKESGIGVRERILDTATSLFYKQGFSNTGMRQIIQESNSVAASLYDHYPSKKELGLAYLARQEEKTLSDLQGLMDRYPDMAEFLRAWVILKEKQIRHGEFFGCPFAGFASQVMDADPEYTEFLKDIVSKWTRMISDYLQKAIGSGQLKRSMDIQYVARRMLMAYHGSVTMWRMTLELRYIREMEDSLREIVEEYRIL encoded by the coding sequence ATGAAAGCTCAATCGCGCAAAAAGAAAGAATCCGGAATCGGCGTTCGGGAAAGAATTTTGGATACGGCGACTTCTCTTTTTTACAAACAGGGGTTTTCGAATACCGGAATGAGACAGATAATTCAAGAGTCCAATTCCGTAGCCGCGAGTCTTTACGATCATTATCCATCCAAAAAAGAATTGGGCCTCGCCTATTTAGCTCGTCAGGAAGAAAAAACTCTCAGCGACCTTCAAGGTTTGATGGATCGTTATCCCGATATGGCCGAATTCTTAAGAGCCTGGGTCATCCTCAAAGAAAAGCAGATTCGTCACGGAGAATTCTTCGGATGTCCCTTTGCCGGATTTGCGAGTCAGGTGATGGACGCGGATCCGGAGTATACCGAATTCTTAAAAGATATCGTCTCGAAATGGACGAGGATGATCAGCGACTATCTACAGAAGGCGATCGGTTCCGGTCAACTCAAACGAAGCATGGACATTCAATACGTAGCTCGGAGAATGTTGATGGCTTATCACGGTTCGGTGACGATGTGGAGAATGACTTTGGAACTTCGTTACATCCGCGAAATGGAAGATTCACTCCGAGAAATCGTCGAAGAATATAGAATTCTCTAA
- the msrB gene encoding peptide-methionine (R)-S-oxide reductase MsrB — MKYEVNKSEEEWKKELTPEQYKILRQKGTEMAFTGALYKNHEKGTYLCAACGAALFSSETKYESGSGWPSFYQPAKEEAVEKETDSSHGMTRTEVVCARCGGHLGHVFPDGPRPTGLRYCINSASLKFKKE, encoded by the coding sequence ATGAAATACGAAGTGAACAAATCGGAAGAAGAATGGAAAAAAGAACTCACTCCTGAACAATATAAAATCTTAAGACAGAAGGGGACCGAGATGGCGTTCACCGGCGCCCTCTATAAGAATCACGAAAAAGGAACCTATCTTTGCGCCGCTTGCGGAGCCGCGCTCTTTTCGTCGGAAACAAAATATGAATCCGGATCGGGTTGGCCTTCTTTCTATCAACCCGCAAAAGAAGAAGCCGTCGAAAAGGAAACCGACTCAAGTCATGGGATGACGAGAACTGAAGTGGTTTGTGCAAGATGTGGTGGGCATTTGGGACATGTATTTCCTGACGGACCAAGACCGACCGGACTTAGGTATTGTATCAATTCTGCATCTTTGAAGTTTAAGAAAGAATAA